One Phaseolus vulgaris cultivar G19833 chromosome 2, P. vulgaris v2.0, whole genome shotgun sequence DNA window includes the following coding sequences:
- the LOC137812198 gene encoding uncharacterized protein: protein MRSDAFQTAQIYRHLLKAVKKHIGNEEHKSHFLEFVTSEFRNKQKLSDGVSVQQKIKLARDYTFLLNSVHHQKDLLFSYNIAVDRSDEVKRTLGKSASSVGLQLPQIYQP, encoded by the exons ATGAGATCCGACGCCTTCCAAACAGCTCAGATTTATCGCCATCTTCTCAAGGCGGTCAAGAAACATATTGGGAATGAAGAGCACAAGAGTCATTTTCTAGAATTTGTAACTTCAGAGTTCCGTAACAAGCAAAAATTGTCTGATGGTGTGTCTGTCCAACAGAAAATAAAACTTGCTCGTGATTATACTTTTCTTCTTAACAGTGTACACCATCAGAAG GATTTACTTTTTTCATACAATATTGCCGTGGATAGATCAGATGAAGTGAAAAGGACTCTTGGAAAATCTGCTTCAAGTGTTGGTCTTCAGCTTCCTCAGATTTATCAGCCATAA
- the LOC137812200 gene encoding uncharacterized protein, with the protein MKIQALSPLRQRPFQPLLAPLSLGFTFKPSFLTPTKHAPLHSSFILCSRSSHSVKFRPSFATVTEIDGVVIDDGDTEPDLVNDGENEQGFINIGYISSVHGIHGEIRVKPATDFPELRFATPGRRWLKSKVLGGQSIQEVELEEGREHHGLKSWILKFRGIETVEQAKMLIGATLLVTKDDRPELEEGEFYTHDLIGMRVFMKENGTLVGTIVNVFNSGANDLLQIVLDSSFDMLDKSGKSKSAGTDVSGQLVLVPFVEAIVPDVDMKRREMHITPPKGLLEINLRFDDRSKKERRQLEWKERKKFQKRLIAAKKKLSEMEQQHVFHGYQHGEKDQWSLLSDQIVGVNSKLLQEALQSLERPAKRWKVAELTSAIEAKLIYSIQLSEEYFSNGSENKLVKDIQEKGLKLVSEGKIATVFLLNEKEHHGSIYDSNMVENEAIDTSIIHMFQKIKGHVSVPLILVSSAQQIQSLRDLFTSNNYFNFDAEKVWFLEEEKLPVVSSLPEEQNKHKILMKSPWEILHSPVGSGGLISLLSKHSIADNLIGMGVEYIELCCPSEQIGGGNSLLLGLINSREAKIGMQISPTIDDLEKYFDVILSLDFVKKLQTNKLQFDAIPRAHSFVEKVDKEWVTVTTSTPNSFELSCSIYSSLNACSLDKVCIVEVRE; encoded by the exons ATGAAGATACAGGCACTGTCCCCGCTTCGCCAACGCCCGTTTCAGCCTCTACTTGCTCCGCTTTCTCTTGGATTCACTTTCAAACCTTCTTTTCTAACTCCAACCAAACACGCCCCTTTGCACTCTTCATTCATCCTATGTTCACGTTCTTCGCATTCAGTTAAGTTTCGTCCCTCTTTTGCAACGGTTACAGAAATCGATGGGGTTGTTATTGACGACGGCGACACCGAACCGGACTTAGTAAACGACGGTGAAAACGAACAGGGCTTCATTAACATTGGCTACATATCGAGTGTTCATGGTATTCACGGAGAGATTCGCGTGAAACCAGCCACTGATTTTCCTGAACTGCGTTTTGCCACT CCTGGGAGAAGATGGTTGAAGAGCAAGGTTTTGGGTGGACAAAGCATTCAAGAAGTTGAGCTGGAGGAAGGTAGAGAACACCATGGACTCAAGAGTTGGATACTCAAATTCAGAGGAATTGAGACAGTGGAACAG GCTAAGATGCTTATCGGTGCTACCTTGCTTGTGACAAAAGATGACAGGCCGGAATTAGAGGAGGGTGAATTTTACACACATGATTTGATAGGGATGAGAGTTTTTATGAAG GAAAATGGAACACTTGTGGGAACTATTGTAAATGTTTTCAATAGTGGAGCCAACGACCTACTACAAATTGTGCTTGATTCATCTTTTGATATGCTTGATAAGAGTGGAAAGTCAAAGTCTGCAGGAACAGATGTTTCTGGTCAGCTTGTTTTGGTACCTTTTGTTGAAGCCATCGTTCCAGATGTTGATATGAAAAGAAGAGAAATGCATATTACACCACCTAAGGGACTCCTCGAAATAAATTTACGATTTGATGACCGATCCAAAAAAGAAAGGCGCCAACTT GAAtggaaagaaaggaaaaagttTCAAAAGCGTCTCATTGCAGCAAAAAAGAAACTCTCTGAAATGGAGCAACAACATGTATTTCATGGATATCAACATGGAGAGAAAGATCAATGGAGCTTGCTGAGTGATCAGATTGTTGGTGTAAACTCCAAATTGCTCCAGGAGGCTTTACAAAGTCTTGAACGTCCAGCAAAGAG ATGGAAAGTAGCTGAGTTGACCAGTGCCATAGAAGCAAAGCTTATATATTCCATCCAATTATCAGAGGAATATTTCTCAAATGGAAGTGAAAATAAGTTGGTTAAAGATATCCAGGAGAAGGGACTTAAGCTCGTGTCTGAGGGTAAAATAGCTACGGTCTTCCTCTTGAATGAAAAAGAGCATCATGGGAGCATTTATGACTCTAACATGGTAGAAAATGAAGCAATTGACACTTCGATTATTCACATGTTTCAAAAG ATCAAAGGTCATGTTTCTGTGCCTTTAATTTTGGTTTCCTCGGCACAACAAATTCAGTCTCTAAGAGATCTGTTTACAAGCAACAATTACTTCAATTTTGACGCTGAAAAG GTATGGTTTTTGGAGGAAGAGAAGCTGCCAGTAGTTAGCAGCTTGCCTGAGGAGCAGAACAAACATAAGATTTTAATGAAATCACCTTGGGAAATACTCCACTCTCCCGTTGGATCTGGAGGACTTATTAGCTTGTTATCAAAACATAGTATTGCGGATAATCTTATTGGCATGGGTGTTGAGTACATTGAG TTATGCTGCCCAAGTGAACAAATTGGTGGGGGAAACTCACTGCTTCTTGGGTTGATTAACTCACGGGAAGCCAAGATTGGGATGCAAATTTCGCCAACGATAGATGATTTGGAAAAATATTTTGACGTGATATTGTCATTGGACTTCGTAAAGAAGTTGCAGACCAACAAACTCCAATTTGATGCAATCCCAAGGGCACATTCCTTTGTGGAGAAAGTTGACAAAGAATGGGTTACTGTCACCACTTCCACTCCCAACTCATTTGAGCTTTCTTGTAGTATATATAGTTCCTTGAATGCATGTTCGTTGGATAAGGTTTGTATAGTGGAGGTTAGAGAATAA